The proteins below are encoded in one region of Haloterrigena turkmenica DSM 5511:
- a CDS encoding Na+/H+ antiporter NhaC family protein, with protein sequence MAAGTFGIWSVLPLLVAIVLALLTRKAALALFIGVWAGGAIYHYQDSTALLTTYLEDLGIPAAEALSQILGIFVAGIWGLVQSTTWVVESVGNSVFNMQIVVFCFLLGSAVAMIWRLGGTHAVTTWATNHVDTKRKAGLAAWAIGLLMFFDDYANSAIVGTTMKDISDNLRMSREKLAYIVDSTAAPVSTLTLSSWAAFQLSMIDAGYQATDLSASETPSSFVIFLQSIPFNMYAILAIAMVAIIVVSQRDYGEMLTAEHRAAATGEVTGEDAQPMQDVKEELGEPNLKNPRLRIFFVPVLVLVAVMVAGVLWSGYSPGAGYYEIIINADYASSLVVSAVAMVATTFYYAYRLGLQSVSESVDTTIEGFEIMMHAVAILVFAWSIGEVVSALGTGDYVAGYANAFLTPEILIVIVMIVSAFMAFTGDSWAAMGALTPIAVPIAWNLTGNHTMVAVAVGAVFSGAIFGDHTSPISPSTVLSATFTGADLIDHVRTQIYYAVPVMMVSVLLMLIWGYGNPIWGRSIWVAVALLPLGVLMLVGVVYGLSQIDADRKDIDLATIRDVDQSSTSETPLHLDQDHPLSDGKQVDNTPDTD encoded by the coding sequence ATGGCAGCCGGAACATTCGGCATATGGTCGGTCCTACCACTACTGGTAGCAATTGTCCTCGCCCTTCTCACGAGGAAAGCCGCTCTGGCACTGTTCATCGGCGTATGGGCAGGCGGAGCGATTTACCACTACCAGGATAGTACAGCATTGCTCACGACGTATTTAGAAGACCTGGGCATCCCTGCTGCGGAGGCCCTGAGTCAGATACTGGGGATCTTCGTCGCCGGTATCTGGGGGCTCGTCCAGAGTACAACCTGGGTCGTAGAATCAGTCGGGAATAGCGTCTTCAATATGCAGATCGTTGTTTTCTGCTTCCTACTGGGATCAGCAGTAGCAATGATCTGGCGGCTGGGTGGGACTCACGCCGTGACTACTTGGGCCACAAATCACGTTGACACTAAGCGTAAAGCGGGCCTCGCAGCGTGGGCAATCGGTCTGCTGATGTTCTTCGACGACTACGCTAACTCTGCAATCGTCGGTACCACGATGAAAGACATATCGGATAATCTCCGTATGTCTCGCGAGAAGTTGGCCTACATCGTAGATTCGACCGCCGCTCCCGTATCGACTCTTACGCTATCCTCGTGGGCAGCGTTCCAATTATCCATGATCGACGCCGGATATCAGGCGACGGACCTATCCGCAAGTGAGACCCCCTCCTCATTTGTGATATTCCTCCAGTCGATCCCGTTCAATATGTACGCGATATTAGCGATCGCAATGGTCGCTATTATCGTCGTCTCGCAGAGGGATTACGGCGAAATGCTCACTGCCGAACATCGAGCTGCTGCAACCGGTGAAGTCACTGGAGAAGACGCGCAACCGATGCAAGACGTCAAAGAAGAGCTCGGCGAACCGAACCTCAAGAATCCGCGCCTTCGTATATTCTTTGTTCCAGTACTCGTCCTCGTAGCAGTTATGGTTGCAGGGGTGCTCTGGTCTGGATACTCACCGGGAGCGGGATACTATGAGATCATTATTAACGCGGATTATGCCTCTTCCCTCGTCGTTTCAGCAGTAGCGATGGTCGCCACTACGTTCTATTATGCATATCGGCTCGGACTGCAATCGGTATCCGAGAGTGTCGACACGACTATCGAGGGGTTCGAAATTATGATGCATGCAGTAGCGATCCTCGTATTCGCGTGGTCTATTGGCGAAGTCGTCAGTGCTCTCGGCACGGGTGACTACGTCGCGGGATACGCTAACGCGTTTCTCACGCCTGAGATCTTGATAGTCATTGTGATGATAGTTTCCGCCTTCATGGCATTCACGGGCGACTCGTGGGCAGCGATGGGTGCCTTGACGCCGATTGCAGTGCCCATCGCCTGGAATCTCACTGGCAACCATACGATGGTCGCTGTCGCCGTGGGAGCGGTCTTTTCCGGAGCAATCTTCGGAGACCATACTTCGCCGATCTCTCCATCGACAGTTCTCTCAGCAACGTTTACCGGTGCAGACTTAATTGATCACGTCCGCACTCAGATCTATTACGCTGTTCCGGTCATGATGGTGTCGGTCCTTCTCATGCTCATCTGGGGATACGGGAACCCAATCTGGGGTCGTTCAATTTGGGTTGCCGTTGCACTGCTCCCCCTCGGCGTCCTCATGCTAGTCGGTGTAGTATACGGACTCTCACAGATTGATGCAGATCGGAAGGATATCGACCTAGCTACTATTCGAGATGTTGACCAGTCATCGACCTCAGAAACACCCCTTCACTTAGATCAGGACCACCCACTGAGCGACGGCAAACAAGTAGACAATACGCCAGATACTGATTAA